In a genomic window of Pseudoliparis swirei isolate HS2019 ecotype Mariana Trench chromosome 20, NWPU_hadal_v1, whole genome shotgun sequence:
- the usp16 gene encoding ubiquitin carboxyl-terminal hydrolase 16, producing the protein MGKKRGKDKSSREDDDIDLAGPSCRHIKKGTDQTIIKKLSGNSDWTRCQDCKHEENKENISTTVPQDSEEEKETTAIWMCLKCGNIGCGRNSENQHAIKHNETPRSDPHCLVISLDNWSVWCYICDDEVQYSRTGHLAQLVTNLKKQTSADPIKRPPTRAKEEDIVLEVEQKSETVKAEESEDNEDKSLQKKNAKKESVGISKKSGPSADNSGVSVKGLSNLGNTCFFNAVMQNLSQTQLLRQTLSKVAEDGISLNITPVASSDLAPISMQLGQPGSLTLAMCQLLNEIQESKKGVVTPRELFTQVCKKAARFKGFQQQDSQELLRYLLDGMRAEEIKRVSSGITETLKESRKGKDGEQLKTIVKEYEKNGFPKNFVDQVFGGEMTSTIMCQQCKTVSVVTEMFLDLSLPVFDEAYRKKNQKKAVQNTSESSQDGGNSPALTNGNDDISSGSGSKYQQKKAKKQAKKQAKQHKRQQKIEGRVTLDSLSSPGHLEGEQTDPTADAKENADNVTHEEDILSEGNPAQISVSEQVQKNLDPVQDEKDKEEEVEEVEEKEDDEDEDDDEEEVIDCDSLATSSVDNRVTVLLDEQQSKDSILDDDNISDMDLNQEEKTQLANEMEKVTLDDAFIEEPDALDTTMESGDEPLEAKEYTVVSQDPELAFRTLATRTAPEKQECSVQSCLFYFTEVETLTQNNSLLCVTCTKRQPNKDNAGGAQKNVYTDALKQMLISSPPPVLTLHLKRFQQNGFSICKVNRHVHFPLILDLAPFCAVQCKNLTEGNAQILYSLYGIVEHSGTMRSGHYTAYVKARPVCHNPSSNGFTAEGPVEPPRGSWFHISDTSVQPASQSKVQSCQAYLLFYERIC; encoded by the exons ATGGGAAAGAAAAGGGGGAAGGACAAGAGCTCCAGGGAGGACGATGACATTGACCTGGCAG gTCCATCCTGCAGGCATATAAAAAAGGGAACAGACCAAACTATTATAAAGAAACTCTCAGGGAATTCTGATTGGACGCGTTGCCAGGATTGTAAGcatgaagaaaataaagaaaatatcagCACCACCGTGCCACAGGACTCTgaagaggaaaaggaaacaACAGCCATATGGATGTGCTTGAAATGTGGCAATATA GGATGTGGACGCAACTCTGAGAACCAGCATGCCATTAAACATAATGAGACTCCTCGGTCGGATCCTCATTGCTTGGTAATCAGTTTGGACAACTGGAGTGTGTG GTGTTACATATGTGATGATGAAGTCCAGTACTCCAGAACCGGACATTTGGCTCAGCTGGTGACCAACCTAAAAAAGCAAACTTCTGCAGATCCCATCAAGAGACCACCGACAA GAGCGAAGGAAGAAGACATTGTGTTGGAAGTTGAGCAGAAGTCAGAGACTGTCAAGGCAGAGGAAAGTGAGGACAATGAAGACAAGAGCCTTCAAAAGAAAAACGCCAAGAAAGAGAGTGTCGGGATATCAAAAAAGTCTGGTCCATCTGCAGACAATAGTGGTGTTTCAGTAAAGGGGCTGAGCAACCTGGGAAACACATGTTTCTTTAATGCAGTCATGCAG AATCTTTCTCAAACACAGCTCTTAAGACAGACTCTCAGCAAAGTGGCAGAAGACGGTATTAGTCTTAACATTACACCTGTTGCCTCCTCGGATCTG GCACCTATTTCAATGCAGTTAGGTCAGCCTGGATCCCTGACTTTGGCTATGTGTCAACTACTCAATGAGATCCAGGAATCTAAAAAGGGTGTGGTTACACCGCGGGAGTTGTTCACACAAGTTTGTAAAAA AGCTGCCAGGTTCAAAGGATTTCAGCAGCAAGATAGCCAGGAGCTGCTGCGCTACCTTCTGGATGGGATGCGAGCTGAAGAGATCAAA AGAGTAAGCTCAGGAATCACGGaaacattgaaagaatctagAAAAGGCAAAGATGGAGAGCAGCTGAAAACAATTGTGAAAG AGTACGAAAAAAATGGATTTCCCAAAAACTTTGTCGACCAAGTTTTTGGTGGGGAGATGACCAGCACTATAATGTGTCAGCAGTGTAAAACG GTGTCTGTCGTCACAGAGATGTTTTTGGACCTTTCCCTTCCCGTTTTTGATGag GCATACAGAAAGAAGAACCAGAAAAAAGCAGTTCAGAACACCAGTGAGTCGAGCCAGGATGGCGGAAACAGCCCTGCTTTGACAAACGGGAATGATGACATTTCCAGCGGGTCTGGCAGCAAGTACCAGCAGAAGAAGGCAAAGAAACAGGCAAAGAAGCAGGCAAAG CAACACAAGAGACAGCAGAAGATTGAGGGCAGAGTCACTTTGGACAGTCTCTCATCTCCGGGCCACCTGGAGGGTGAACAGACCGATCCTACTGCAGATGCAAAGGAAAATGCTGACAATGTGACACATGAAGAAGACATATTAAGTGAGGGGAATCCTGCACAAATCAGTGTGTCTGAACAGGTCCAGAAGAACCTTGACCCAGTCCAGGATGAGaaggacaaagaggaggaggtggaggaggtggaggagaaggaggatgatgaggatgaagatgacgatgaggaggaggtgattgaCTGCGACTCATTGGCTACGTCATCGGTTGACAATCGTGTTACTGTCTTATTAGACGAGCAGCAGTCAAAGGACAGCATCTTAGACGATGACAACATATCTGACATGGATCTGAACCAAGAAGAGAAAACACAGCTGGCGAATGAAATGGAAAAAGTAACTCTGGATGATGCCTTCATAGAAGAACCGGACGCCTTGGATACAACTATGGAGAGTGGAGATGAGCCACTGGAGGCTAAAGAGTACACTGTAGTGAGTCAGGACCCGGAGCTGGCCTTCCGCACACTGGCTACCAGGACAGCCCCTGAGAAACAGGAGTGTTCGGTCCAGTCGTGCCTTTTTTACTTCACAGAAGTGGAAACCCTCACGCAGAACAACAGCCTGCTGTGTGTCACATGCACGAAACGGCAGCCAAACAAAGACAACGCTGGAG GAGCCCAGAAGAATGTCTACACTGATGCCTTGAAGCAAATGCTGATCTCTTCTCCCCCACCAGTGCTTACCCTTCATTTGAAAAGGTTTCAACAG AATGGATTCAGTATTTGTAAGGTGAACAGACATGTCCATTTCCCCCTGATCCTGGATCTAGCTCCCTTTTGTGCGGTTCAATGCAAG AACTTGACGGAGGGAAACGCTCAGATTTTGTACAGTTTGTACGGTATCGTAGAGCACAGCGGAACAATGAGGTCGGGTCATTACACAGCGTATGTGAAAGCACGACCTGTGTGCCATAACCCCTCATCCAACGGATTTACAGCTGAAG GACCTGTAGAGCCGCCCAGAGGATCCTGGTTCCATATAAGCGACACAAGTGTTCAGCCTGCGAGCCAAAGTAAAGTCCAGAGCTGTCAAGCCTACCTCCTCTTCTATGAAAGAATCTGCTAA
- the rwdd2b gene encoding RWD domain-containing protein 2B: MSCSEWAESQLAEIELLTSMFPTQDELEITDQLALAELRDYVESSASTDSSPSSRPQFFIKQKLDTAGMERTDVVFSCAYPSEYPSVLPEITVRCAGLSRAQQTQLHTDLNAYLMGNCQGEVCVLSAVDWVKDNLQLFINKSLSASTASKKESSSPRPQEVFSRIWIYSHHIYNKTKRKNILEWSKELGLSGFSMPGKPGIVCVEGLHSACEEFWSRVKVLTWKKIMIRHREDIPLDRQGEDSGAVGSTDSLRKFTGFEEAMFDPHGNRGNHMDLGKLYQFLNEKGCCDVFQIYFGIEGK, translated from the exons ATGTCTTGTTCAGAGTGGGCTGAGTCCCAGCTTGCAGAGATAGAGCTGCTGACCAGCATGTTTCCCACCCAGGACGAGCTGGAGATCACAGACCAGCTGGCACTAGCTGAGCTCAGGGACTATGTGGAGAGCTCAGCTTCAACAGACAGCTCTCCTTCTTCCAGACCTCAGTTTTTCATCAAACAGAAGCTTGACACTGCAGGCATGGAGAGG ACAGATGTCGTTTTTTCCTGTGCTTATCCATCCGAATATCCCAGTGTGTTACCAGAGATAACAGTCCG GTGTGCCGGTCTCAGCAGGGCCCAGCAAACACAGCTCCACACAGATCTTAATGCATACTTAATGGGAAACTGCCAGGGGGAAGTATGTGTGCTCTCCGCTGTAGACTGGGTGAAAGACAACCTGCAGCTTTTCATTAATAAGAGCTTATCAGCATCAACGGCTTCCAAGAAAGAGTCTTCCTCTCCACGACCACAGGAAGTGTTCAGTCGAATTTGGATTTACAGTCACCACATCTACAACAAGACGAAAAGGAAGAACATCTTGGAGTGGTCCAAGGAGCTTGGCCTGTCTGGATTTAGCATGCCTGGGAAGCCtggtattgtgtgtgtggaaggtcTTCATTCTGCCTGCGAGGAGTTCTGGTCCAG AGTGAAGGTTCTGACATGGAAGAAGATCATGATTCGACATAGAGAGGATATTCCCCTTGATCGTCAGGGCGAGGACAGCGGGGCTGTTGGAAGTACAGACTCCCTGCGCAAATTCACTGGCTTTGAAGAGGCCATGTTTGACCCCCACGGGAACCGAGGTAATCACATGGACCTTGGGAAGCTCTACCAGTTCTTGAATGAGAAAGGCTGTTGTGACGTCTTTCAGATATATTTTGGCATTGAAGGAAAGTAG